In Fusarium oxysporum Fo47 chromosome VII, complete sequence, the following proteins share a genomic window:
- a CDS encoding aldehyde dehydrogenase — MLKLLIRRTAHINQGALSLSRGHRSLSTNFSVPLIINGQQVHTSESFPVTSPLTNKEIWSFSCAKDEHIQKAVQSAHNAFKDWSKTKASSRRDIFLKAADIMDRRRAELGEYMHHEIGANKFYQDFILGHTIEGLRDTAGGIAGAMTGAAPESIHQGMQAMIHKRPYGVVLGIAPWNAPYNLGLRSVLFALATGNTTILKGSEYTPRCYWAIYDVLREAGLPDGCLNLLFHSPAEAASTIDSLVSHPLVKKINFTGSTRVGRIISATAGKHLKPVLMELGGKASAIVLKDADLEQAARHCVQGAFLNAGQICMSTERIIVHESIASEFQDLLGHVIRKNFGIAHDTPAVVTSASASRNRDLISDAISKGAHQVKIFGDEHAHETETKMRPVVLGNVKKNMDIYSQESFGPSVSLFTFQTHREALDLANDTEYGLTASIFSKDLKAAFDLADDLESGAVHINSMTVHDESSLPHGGVKDSGFGRFNGSQGLDEFLYYKTVTWME, encoded by the exons ATGCTGAAATTACTCATCAGACGAACAGCTCATATCAACCAAGGCGCCCTTTCCCTGTCTAGAGGACATAGAAGTCTTAGTACCAACTTTTCAGTGCCACTTATCATCAATGGCCAGCAGGTACACACTTCCGAGTCTTTTCCAGTCACCAGCCCTTTGACCAATAAAGAAATATGGTCCTTTTCCTGTGCCAAGGATGAGCATATACAAAAGGCTGTCCAAAGTGCCCATAATGCTTTCAAAGATTGGTCTAAAACGAAAGCTTCGAGCAGACGGGATATCTTCCTCAAGGCCGCCGATATAATGGACCGGCGACGTGCCGAGCTGGGGGAATATATGCATCATGAGATCGGCGCCAATAAGTTCTACCAAGACTTTATCCTTGGACACACAATTGAAGGGTTGCGGGATACTGCTGGTGGGATAGCTGGGGCTATGACGGGTGCTGCTCCGGAATCTATCCACCAAGGTATGCAAGCTATGATACACAAAAGACCGTATGGAGTCGTGCTTGGAATAGCGCCTTG GAATGCGCCTTATAACCTCGGCCTTCGATCAGTCCTATTTGCTCTAGCTACTGGCAATACGACAATTTTGAAAGGCTCAGAATATACACCTCGATGTTACTGGGCAATCTACGACGTCCTACGTGAGGCTGGTCTGCCTGATGGGTGCTTAAACTTGCTATTCCATTCACCGGCTGAAGCGGCTAGCACCATCGACAGCCTTGTTTCACACCCacttgtcaagaagatcaactTTACTGGCAGTACTAGAGTCGGGAGGATCATCTCGGCCACTGCTGGGAAGCACTTGAAGCCCGTCTTGATGGAGCTTGGTGGAAAGGCCAGTGCAATCGTACTCAAGGACGCTGATCTGGAACAAGCTGCTCGCCACTGCGTACAAGGAGCTTTCCTCAAC GCTGGCCAAATCTGCATGTCCACGGAACGCATTATTGTTCACGAATCTATCGCGTCCGAATTCCAGGACCTCCTTGGCCATGTCATTAGAAAGAACTTTGGCATCGCACATGATACGCCTGCTGTGGTGACCTCAGCCTCGGCCAGTCGTAATCGTGACCTTATCTCAGATGCCATATCCAAAGGAGCACATCAGGTCAAGATCTTTGGGGATGAACATGCCCATGAGACGGAGACTAAGATGAGACCTGTCGTCCTCGGTAACGTAAAGAAGAACATGGACATATACTCACAAGAGTCATTTGGCCCCAGTGTATCCCTTTTCACATTTCAGACGCACCGTGAAGCGCTAGATTTAGCAAACGACACAGAATACGGCTTGACTGCTTCGATTTTCTCTAAGGATTTGAAGGCAGCCTTTGATCTAGCTGATGATTTGGAGTCAGGGGCAGTTCATATCAACTCTATGACGGTGCATGATGAGTCTTCTCTCCCTCACGGGGGTGTAAAGGATAGTGGATTTGGTCGATTCAATGGCTCTCAAGGATTGGACGAgtttctttattataagacAGTTACCTGGATGGAGTGA
- a CDS encoding putative phenylacrylic acid decarboxylase, with the protein MTEADIRGLASRSYTAKDLSAPIASGSFQHDGMMIVPCSMKTLAAVRSGYCDDLISRAADVTLKEDRKLLLAIRETPLSSIHLENMLALRRANAIIFPPVPAFYTRPGGIDDIVDQSAGRMLDMMGIFTDGFERWGGFKRSQA; encoded by the coding sequence ATGACCGAAGCTGATATTCGAGGCCTTGCGAGTAGATCATACACGGCAAAAGATCTCTCGGCACCAATCGCTTCAGGATCCTTCCAGCATGACGGAATGATGATTGTTCCCTGCAGCATGAAAACTCTTGCTGCAGTACGATCTGGTTACTGCGATGACCTAATATCAAGAGCCGCCGATGTTACACTCAAGGAAGATCGCAAACTACTCCTAGCTATTCGGGAAACACCTTTGAGTTCTATTCATCTTGAGAATATGCTTGCTCTTCGTCGTGCTAACGCCATCATCTTCCCTCCTGTTCCGGCTTTCTATACCAGGCCTGGGGGTATCGACGATATTGTCGATCAAAGTGCTGGAAGGATGTTGGATATGATGGGAATATTCACTGATGGGTTTGAGCGATGGGGGGGATTCAAGAGAAGTCAGGCTGA
- a CDS encoding Lactonase, 7-bladed beta-propeller-domain-containing protein, protein MLFTYLTLANARIHTLRVAHQERGILTLSFDPSAPGNRSIQLLGTTRAGYQPGWLHNRGKYLYSVSRTHFPDKSSTSGGIFAFKKLPNGRLELSDVVASHGDGGVYLDISIDGKTLSSANIDGSTVSILPLTSAGHFGDVTHVFHYNLTQPGPGAGDSQKISNPHAAVFSPSGNIMSVPDRGADRVYIYQVHGTKRVEQIRTMTLLPGTGPRHVLFSKVNQEKTLMFLVSELDNTINVFSFEHGSVGHGGKHPDLNETLRITLLQRASTLDDSSKRTKPTNVNLASELALSHDRRFLYVSNRNTESVDEVDTIAIYSLDAHANKPLQFLGLNSTYGKIPRHFSLSSDSHNQFVAVANQVTNDLFIFKRNLKTGFLDRVAGNYSLGKLDLTTKTGPMAVIWD, encoded by the exons ATGCTCTTTACCTATCTCACATTGGCAAACGCGCGTATTCATACTCTTCGCGTCGCGCATCAAGAACGCGGCATACTTACATTGAGTTTTGATCCCTCCGCACCTGGGAATAGAAGTATTCAGCTACTTGGTACTACTAGAGCCGGGTATCAGCCCGGATGGTTACATAACAGGGGGAAATATCTGTACTCGGTTTCGAGAACACATTTCCCCGACAAGTCATCTACTAGTGGCGGCATCTTCGCATTCAAGAAGCTACCCAATGGTCGTCTTGAGCTATCTGATGTAGTAGCATCCCACGGCGATGGCGGAGTCTACCTCGACATCTCAATAGATGGTAAAACTCTATCTTCAGCCAATAT TGACGGCTCCACAGTCTCCATACTTCCACTGACTTCTGCTGGCCACTTTGGTGATGTTACTCACGTGTTTCATTACAACCTCACACAACCTGGCCCTGGAGCTGGAGATTCACAGAAGATTTCCAACCCACACGCGGCCGTCTTCAGTCCGTCCGGCAATATCATGAGTGTTCCTGACCGGGGCGCGGATCGTGTTTACATATATCAGGTGCACGGCACGAAGCGTGTCGAGCAGATTAGGACCATGACATTGTTACCTGGAACTGGCCCGCGCCACGTTCTCTTCTCTAAAGTCAACCAAGAGAAAACTCTGATGTTCCTGGTTTCGGAGTTGGATAACACCATCAATGTGTTCTCGTTTGAACACGGCAGCGTTGGTCATGGTGGCAAGCACCCTGACTTAAACGAAACCTTGCGTATAACGCTTCTGCAAAGGGCATCTACTCTCGATGATTCAAGCAAGCGTACAAAGCCCACGAATGTCAACTTGGCTTCCGAGCTTGCTCTGTCGCATGACAGGCGCTTCTTGTATGTATCCAATCGTAACACGGAGTCAGTTGACGAGGTAGACACGATTGCCATATACTCTTTAGATGCACACGCCAATAAACCACTGCAATTCTTGGGCCTCAACAGCACTTACGGCAAAATACCTAGGCATTTCTCTCTATCATCTGATTCTCACAACCAATTCGTTGCGGTCGCAAACCAAGTCACCAACGATTTGTTTATCTTCAAAAGAAACCTCAAGACAGGTTTTCTAGATCGTGTTGCTGGAAACTACAGTCTCGGAAAGCTAGATTTGACAACAAAAACCGGCCCGATGGCTGTTATATGGGACTGA